The following proteins come from a genomic window of Alosa alosa isolate M-15738 ecotype Scorff River chromosome 2, AALO_Geno_1.1, whole genome shotgun sequence:
- the LOC125291016 gene encoding uncharacterized protein LOC125291016 gives MTGCGEGPEDDVCLRCTWVRVIVLVCCYGLMVQGSQSPTKVVTGGNLTARAGDSVTFRCEVRDRNSSHINMVEWTRCDRGAAPSKVLVFMTSGSQMWLSDTHQGRVTMTTASSFTLRIVSMEDFGLYCCKLNMFPDGVLHAEVHLSEGTGEEDHEASQRPTLFGLPPQVVYILGGIACALVLVVVVTTVIVCKKQRSSRVQLQDYANLPVHRGRVPKGPNDAGEENDKAAEEKDDDDDEEDFDYQNIPRGS, from the exons ATGACTGGCTGTGGCGAGGGTCCAGAGGACGATGTCTGTCTGAGGTGTACATGGGTTAGAGTCATCGTACTGGTCTGCTGTTACG GCTTGATGGTCCAAGGCAGTCAGTCTCCCACCAAGGTGGTAACCGGGGGAAACCTGACAGCCAGGGCCGGAGACAGCGTGACGTTCCGCTGTGAGGTTCGTGATCGTAACAGCTCCCACATCAACATGGTGGAGTGGACCCGGTGTGACCGAGGGGCGGCGCCCAGTAAGGTCCTCGTCTTCATGACCTCGGGGTCACAGATGTGGCTCAGCGACACCCACCAGGGACGTGTTACCATGACGACAGCCAGCAGCTTCACCCTGAGGATCGTGAGCATGGAGGACTTTGGGTTGTACTGCTGCAAG CTGAACATGTTCCCTGATGGAGTGCTGCATGCAGAAGTGCATCTGAGTGAAGGAACCGGAGAggaagaccatgaagcttctcaAAGACCCACACTGTTTG GCCTTCCTCCACAGGTCGTGTACATCTTGGGAGGCATTGCGTGTGCTCTAGTGTTGGTTGTTGTCGTGACGACTGTGATTGTTTGTAAG AAGCAGCGCAGCTCCAGAGTCCAGCTCCAGGACTACGCCAACTTACCAGTGCACCGAGGGAGAGTCCCAAAAGGTCCTAATGACGCGGGAGAGGAGAACGACAAGGCTGCAGAGGagaaggatgatgatgatgatgaagaggacTTTGATTACCAAAACATCCCCAGGGGTTCCTGA
- the LOC125291010 gene encoding uncharacterized protein LOC125291010 has translation MVEWTRCDRGAAPSKVLVFMTSGSQMWLNDTHQGRVTMTTASSFTLRNVSMEDFGLYCCKLNMFPDGVLQAEVHLSEGTGEEDQNITLSGLPPQIVYILGGVCALVLVVVVTTVIVCEKRRVQLRDYVNVSVHQGSIPKGQDDTGEENDKSTEENIKGAEGNIKGAEKNDQLYATPCKIRAVEGLSRLSGPEEAEMMTQHAT, from the exons ATGGTGGAGTGGACCCGGTGTGACCGAGGGGCGGCGCCCAGTAAGGTCCTCGTCTTCATGACCTCGGGGTCACAGATGTGGCTCAACGACACCCATCAAGGACGTGTCACCATGACGACAGCCAGCAGCTTCACCCTGAGGAACGTGAGCATGGAGGACTTTGGGTTGTACTGCTGCAAG CTGAACATGTTCCCTGATGGAGTGCTGCAGGCAGAAGTGCATCTGAGTGAAGGAACTGGAGAGGAAGACCAAAACATCACGTTGTCAG GCCTTCCTCCACAGATCGTGTACATcttgggaggtgtgtgtgctctagtGTTGGTGGTTGTCGTGACAACTGTGATTGTTTGTGAG AAGCGCAGAGTCCAGCTCCGGGACTACGTCAACGTATCAGTGCACCAAGGGAGCATCCCAAAAGGTCAGGATGACACGGGAGAGGAGAATGACAAGAGTACAGAGGAGAACATCAAGGGTGCAGAGGGGAATATCAAGGGTGCAGAGAAGAATGACCAGCTATATGCCACCCCGTGCAAGATCAGAgctgtagag GGTCTGTCTCGCTTGTCTGGACCTGAGGAAGCAGAGATGATGACACAACACGCCACCTAG